One region of Flavobacterium sp. KACC 22763 genomic DNA includes:
- the kdsB gene encoding 3-deoxy-manno-octulosonate cytidylyltransferase — protein sequence MKIIAVIPARYASTRFPAKLMQDLGGKTVILRTYEAAVSTALFDDVFVVTDSDLIFDEIVSNGGKAIMSIKEHESGSDRIAEAIADLDVDIVVNVQGDEPFTEAEPLAQVLSVFKNDPDRKIDLASLMREITNEDEINNPNNVKVVVDQSQFALYFSRSVVPYPREKNVGVRYFQHIGIYAFRKQALLDFYSLPMKSLEASEKLEQLRYLEFGKRIKMVETTHVGIGIDTAEDLERARAMLKDL from the coding sequence ATGAAAATAATAGCGGTAATTCCAGCCAGATATGCATCAACACGTTTTCCAGCAAAATTAATGCAGGATTTAGGTGGCAAAACAGTAATTCTGAGAACCTATGAAGCAGCAGTTTCGACAGCATTGTTTGATGATGTTTTTGTAGTAACTGATTCTGATTTGATTTTTGATGAAATTGTCTCGAATGGAGGAAAAGCCATTATGAGTATCAAAGAACATGAATCAGGTAGTGATCGAATTGCTGAGGCTATTGCAGATCTCGATGTTGATATTGTGGTAAATGTCCAAGGTGATGAGCCTTTTACTGAAGCAGAACCTTTAGCGCAAGTTTTATCGGTTTTTAAAAATGATCCAGATAGAAAGATTGACTTGGCTTCGTTAATGCGAGAAATTACAAACGAAGATGAAATTAATAATCCGAATAATGTAAAAGTGGTGGTTGATCAGTCACAGTTTGCATTGTATTTTTCACGCTCTGTAGTTCCGTATCCGAGAGAGAAAAATGTTGGAGTAAGGTATTTTCAGCATATCGGAATTTATGCTTTTAGAAAACAGGCGTTATTGGACTTTTACAGTCTTCCAATGAAATCTTTGGAAGCTTCTGAGAAGTTAGAGCAATTACGCTATTTAGAGTTTGGAAAACGTATCAAAATGGTCGAAACGACTCATGTTGGAATCGGGATTGATACGGCTGAGGATTTGGAGAGAGCGAGAGCTATGCTAAAGGATCTTTAA